The Kocuria turfanensis genome contains the following window.
CGCCGTCGTAGAGCAGAGCCGCGGCGTCGAGGAACGGCTCGACGTCGACCGGCTCGGTGCGGAACCCGCGGTCCTCGAACTGCCGCACCGCGGCGTCGTAGGCCTCGGCCCAGCCGGGGGCGAGCTCGCCCAGCTGCTCGGGCACGGCGTACCCGATGACGCGCTCGAGCCCGGCTGCGCGCCGCGGGACGCAGGCGCGGGAGCGGGCGTCGCCGTCGTCGACGCCGGCCATGACGTCCGCCGCGAGCCGGGCCAGGCGGAGCTCGCGGGCCATGGTGGTCACCACGTCCTGGCTGCGGCAGGCCGGCACCACCCCGCTGGCGGGCACCACGCCCTTGGTGGGCTTGACGCCGTAGAGCCCATGCAGGGCGGCGGGCACCCGGCCGGAGCCGGCGGTGTCCGTGCCGAGGGCGAAGTCGGCGAACCCGAGGGCCACGGCCACGCCGGAACCGCTGCTGGACCCGCCGGAGATCCGCGTGGGGTCCTCGGCGTGCCGCACGGCGCCGTACGGGCTGCGGGTGCCGACGAGCCCGGTCGCGAACTGGTCGAGGTTGGTGCTGCCGAGCACCACGGCGCCGGCGTCCTTGAGCCGGCGCACCACCGTGGCGTCGGCCGCGGGCTCGTAGGCGAAGGCGGGACAGGCCGCCGTGGTCGGCAGCCCGGCCACGTCGATGTTGTTTTTCACCGCGAACAGCGTGCCGGCGAGCGGCAGGTGCTCGCCCGCCGCGCGGGCGGCCAGGGCCCGGGCGACGTCCGCGGCCACGTCGGCCTCCGGGCGCAGGCCGATCCAGACCTCGGGCCGGTCCGCCTCCTCGATCAGCCGGTAGCGCTGCGCCACGAGATCGTGGGCGGCGCGCTCCGCCGGTGCGGGCCCGTTCATGGTGGGGGCGGCCGTGGTGGTGGTCGTCATCTCTGTCCTCCTCGTTCTCGGGATCCGCGCCGCGGCTCAGGCGGTCCGGGCCACGGCGGGCGCGTCCGCGGGTGCGGCCGGTCCGTTCACGTCCGCGGCCGGATCATCCGCCGTCGTGGCCGGCGCCTGCGGGGCCGCCTCCGTGACGGACGCGTCCGGCACGTCCGTGTCCGTACCGACGACGCCCGGGCCGACCGGGTCCGGGCTGTTCTTGTCCGGGCGGACCACGGCCAGCACCGCGCCCGGGCCCACGTGCGCGCCGGGCTCGACGACGACGCTGTGCACCACGCCGTCCACGGGGGCGATCACGGGCGCCTCCATCTTCATGGCCTCGACCGCCATGAGGGTCTGGCCCTCCCGGACCCGGTCCCCGGCCCGGACGTCGACCCGGAAGACGTTGGCGGCGAACTGCGCCTCGACGCCCTCGCAGCCGTCGGGGATCTCCACGGCGACGTCTTCCTCCGCGGCGACCTCCGCGAGCGCGGCCACGCGCTCGAACTCCCCGGCGTCCTCCCAGGCCTGCCGCTCGGCGTCGAAGGCGGAGCGGCGGCGGGCCTCGAAGGCGTCGATGCCCTCCCGGTGCTCGGCCAGGAAGGCCGCGTACTCGGCCATGGAGAACTCGCCCTCCTCGACCCGCAGCGGCAGCCGGCCCACGGCCATGTCCGCACGCATGCCCTCGAGCTCCTCGGGGGACACCGGGTACCACTTGATCCGGTCGAAGAAGCGCAGCAGCCAGGGGGTGCCCTCCTCGTAGGGCCCGCGCTGCCGGTGGGTGGACCACACCTGGGTGGTCCGGCCCACGAACTGGTAGCCGCCGGGGCCCTCCATCCCGTAGACGCACAGGTAGGCGCCGCCGATGCCCACGGCGTTCTGCGGCGTCCACGTGCGGGCCGGGTTGTACTTCGTGGTCACGAGCCGGTGCCGGGGGTCCACCGGGGTGGCCACGGGCGCCCCGAGGTAGACGTCGCCCAGGCCCAGGACCAGGTACTCGGCCTCGAAGAGCACCGAGCGCACGTCCTCGACCGAGTCCAGGCCGTTGATCCGCCGGATGAACTCGATGTTCCAGGGGCACCACGGAGCGTCGTCGCGCACGCCCTTCTCGTACCGGCGGATGGCCTCGCGGGTGGCGGGGTCGTCCCAGGACAGCGGCAGGTGCACGGTGCGGCTGGGCAGCCGGAGGTCGTGGGTGGCGGGCAGCGCGGAGTCGAGGGCCAGCACCCGCTCCAGGACCTCGTCCAGGCCGAGCAGCTCCGGGTCGAGGTGGATCTGCAGGGACCGGATGCCCGGGGTCAGCTCGAGCACCCCGGGGAGCGAACCGTCGTCGATCTGCTCCTGGAGGGCCCGGCGCAGCGCCTCGATCCGCATCCGGGAGGCGATGTCCAGGGTCATCGCGCCGTACTCGACGAGCATGTTCGCGTCCCCGCTGCGGCGCACGGTCAGGGACGGGCGGTCGCCGGTGGCCGCCACGGCGGTGACCACGCCGCCGTCGACCACGGCCGCGCGGTCGGCGAGCACCCGGGCGCGGGGCTCGCGGCGCAGCTGCGCGGCCTGCGCCTGGGTGATGGGCACGAAGCGCACCCGGTCCCCGGCGCGCAGCTGGCCCAGCTTCCACTTCTGCCCCTCGGCCACCGTGGCCGGGCAGGTGAACCCGCCCAGGCTGGGACCGTCGGGGCCGAGCA
Protein-coding sequences here:
- a CDS encoding allophanate hydrolase; amino-acid sequence: MTTTTTAAPTMNGPAPAERAAHDLVAQRYRLIEEADRPEVWIGLRPEADVAADVARALAARAAGEHLPLAGTLFAVKNNIDVAGLPTTAACPAFAYEPAADATVVRRLKDAGAVVLGSTNLDQFATGLVGTRSPYGAVRHAEDPTRISGGSSSGSGVAVALGFADFALGTDTAGSGRVPAALHGLYGVKPTKGVVPASGVVPACRSQDVVTTMARELRLARLAADVMAGVDDGDARSRACVPRRAAGLERVIGYAVPEQLGELAPGWAEAYDAAVRQFEDRGFRTEPVDVEPFLDAAALLYDGAFVAERWTAVGAFVEARPGEVDPTVGRIIAAAGRIPAHRVFADQEFLDGCARTARRVFGAIDALVLPTTTFHPTLAELEADPVGANSRMGRFTNFANLLDLAALAVPAGRVDGLPFGVQLVGDTFEDARLVDVARESGFGGC